A genomic segment from Phragmites australis chromosome 6, lpPhrAust1.1, whole genome shotgun sequence encodes:
- the LOC133922729 gene encoding uncharacterized protein LOC133922729, whose protein sequence is MAAVGGGDVSKAPLRVSRGLPPRRAHHLLDARPPPPRAHAPLAPAQEPTERGRRDCGGALHVHSALLGGRGSCRVRGGWFRSPRRGATVGMSDCSTESCAVFNLHIASGKNGREFYQE, encoded by the exons ATGGCGGCGGTGGGCGGGGGCGACGTGTCTAAAGCGCCGCTTCGCGTGTCCCGTGGCCTCCCTCCGCGGCGTGCCCACCACCTGCTCGACGCTcgtccgcctccgccgcgcgccCACGCCCCGCTCGCGCCCGCTCAGGAACCCACGGAGCGCGGCCGTCGCGACTGTGGCGGCGCATTGCATGTGCACAGTGCACTGCTCGGTGGTCGGGGATCCTGCAGAGTGCGCGGCGGATGGTTTCGCTCCCCGCGACGCGGCGCTACCGTCGGGATGTCAGACTGCTCGACGGAGAGCTGCGCCGTCTTCAATCTTCACATCGCGTCAG GAAAAAATGGCAGAGAATTTTACCAAGAGTAG
- the LOC133922730 gene encoding uncharacterized protein LOC133922730, translating to MNSLLRSQLPGPSLGARRRVSPATAPRRLGSAAFGGEQRCRRGLAVAMSAAPSWMEEAGVAVLEEGGRRNPSVSDSYRPAGLPRPNATVLEAQARVCTGPSQTRPLGEEHAMRVLDTILRSAMGELKDEPVSSAQLGAFFAGMTIRANSFPEATQWSEGERRAMSIFWPRLVQVLPPEVKFIADPEGTIMGANGLTGPRYVGQGTGEMRLVGALREVLAGGHLGYEEVQCVLKDILLFGSSASSTVVSEALLAAFFIGQRMNRETDCELKAYCLAFDDELGPPPVADVKSLTHYGEPYDGNTRFFRSTLFVAAVRACYGESCLLHGVEWMPPKGGITEGQMLKFMGANTRLSPMQAKTLLEDENAGFAYLNLQEACPPLYSIIGLREHIKKRPPLATSEKVQQFVRARGRESMVAGFYHEGYEDPLLMLMRRRTVHAGLVVKGEEGALSMTTKERSAHASKGLPVNHCSGFRTPNIINFSDTDGVSRESFRIIVNAQELGFESTETPRTDRSVLKNLELGLAALGGEKGAAYDRIVLNAAMVDHLLGCSGAEDINAALDRAREAIDSGKALKKLMNYIKISHKVS from the exons ATGAACTCGCTTCTGAGGTCGCAGCTACCGGGCCCGAGCCTGGGCGCGAGGCGCCGGGTCTCACCGGCGACGGCGCCGAGGAGGCTAGGCTCTGCGGCTTTTGGCGGCGAGCAGAGATGCCGGCGGGGGTTGGCGGTGGCGATGTCGGCGGCGCCGTCGTGGATGGAAGAGGCGGGGGTGGCGGTGCTGGAGGAGGGAGGGCGGCGGAACCCGTCGGTGTCAGACTCATATAGGCCGGCGGGGCTGCCGCGGCCGAACGCGACGGTGCTGGAGGCGCAGGCGCGGGTGTGCACGGGGCCCAGTCAGACGCGCCCGCTCGGGGAGGAGCACGCCATGCGCGTCCTTGACACCATCCTACGCTCCG CAATGGGAGAACTCAAAGATGAGCCAGTCTCCAGTGCACAGCTGGGTGCATTCTTTGCTGGCATGACGATAAGAGCTAATTCTTTTCCAGAGGCCACCCAATGGAGTGAGGGTGAGCGACGTGCCATGAGCATATTTTGGCCACGCCTTGTGCAAGTTCTTCCTCCTGAGGTGAAGTTTATAGCTGACCCAGAAGGAACAATCATGGGTGCAAATGGTTTAACAGGACCTCGGTATGTTGGTCAAGGTACTGGAGAGATGAGACTTGTTGGTGCTTTGAGGGAAGTGCTTGCTGGTGGCCATTTAGGTTATGAGGAGGTTCAATGTGTACTGAAGGATATTCTGTTATTTGGATCAAGTGCAAGTTCAACAGTGGTCAGTGAAGCACTGCTAGCAGCATTTTTTATTGGACAGCGGATGAACAGAGAAACTGATTGTGAGCTCAAAGCTTATTGTCTAGCCTTCGATGACGAACTAG GCCCTCCTCCAGTTGCTGATGTCAAGTCCTTGACACACTACGGTGAACCCTATGATGGAAATACACGCTTTTTCAGGAGTACTCTATTTGTTGCCGCTGTTAGAGCCTGCTATGGTGAGTCTTGCCTCCTCCACGGCGTTGAATGGATGCCACCCAAG GGTGGCATAACAGAAGGGCAGATGCTTAAATTCATGGGTGCAAACACACGCTTGTCTCCAATGCAGGCCAAAACACTGTTGGAG GATGAGAACGCTGGTTTTGCATACTTGAATCTCCAAGAAGCTTGTCCACCGTT ATATTCAATTATTGGGCTCAGGGAGCATATTAAGAAACGACCACCATTGGCTACCTCTGAGAAAGTTCAACAATTTGTGAGA GCACGTGGTAGAGAATCAATGGTTGCGGGATTTTATCACGAGGGCTATGAAGATCCATTGCTTATGCTAATGAGAAGGAGAACTGTTCATGCTGGACTAGTTGTAAAG GGTGAGGAAGGTGCACTTTCAATGACAACCAAGGAAAGATCAGCTCATGCATCAAAAGGACTTCCGGTGAACCATTGTTCGGGGTTCCGTACACCAAATATCATAAATTTCTCCGACACGGATG GTGTTTCTAGGGAGAGTTTCAGGATCATTGTGAATGCTCAGGAACTTGGTTTTGAATCCACTGAAACTCCAAGAACTGATAGATCA GTCCTGAAAAACTTGGAGCTGGGTTTGGCAGCACTTGGTGGGGAGAAAGGGGCAGCTTATGACCGAATAGTTCTTAATGCAGCTATGGTTGACCATTTATTAGGCTGCAGCGGAGCTGAAGATATCAACGCTGCTCTTGACCGGGCAAGAGAAGCCATTGACAGTGGTAAAGCTCTGAAAAAGCTCATGAACTACATAAAAATCTCGCACAAAGTGTCCTAG
- the LOC133922731 gene encoding probable ATP synthase 24 kDa subunit, mitochondrial, translating into MALAARLVSRSRQLYSAQSAFVNGGAIHIRSYAKDAAPADRPPVSGDDLLKGIFFEVKKKFETALGVLKKEKITIDPDDPAAVASYAKVMKTVREKADLLSDSQRIKYTIETFTKGIPDARTYLNTLQEIRIKSGLIDDLGIEPLMMEALEKVEKDIKKPLLRSDKKNMAILLAEFDKINKKLGIRREDLPKIEEELEIEIAKSELTELKKECIEAMETQLKREEFKDEEMPDVRKLDIRNFL; encoded by the exons ATGGCGCTGGCCGCTCGCCTCGTCTCCCGCTCCCGCCAG CTATATTCTGCTCAATCTGCTTTTGTGAATGGAGGTGCCATTCACATTCGTTCCTATGCCAAGGATGCAGCTCCGGCGGACCGTCCTCCTGTCAGTGGAGATG ACCTGCTGAAGGGCATATTCTTTGAGGTAAAGAAGAAGTTTGAAACAGCTCTTGGTGtccttaaaaaagaaaagatcacaaTTGATCCAGATGACCCAGCGGCAGTTGCTAGTTATGCCAAAGTTATGAAGACTGTAAGGGAAAA GGCAGATCTTCTTTCTGATTCTCAAAGAATTAAATACACTATTGAGACGTTTACTAAGGGCATCCCTGATGCACGAACTTACCTGAATACTCTTCAGGAGATCAGAATAAA GAGTGGCCTTATAGATGATCTTGGTATTGAGCCTTTGATGATGGAAGCTCTCGAGAAGGTTGAAAAGGATATTAAGAAGCCACTTTTGAGGAGCGACAAGAAGAACATGGCTATCCTCTTGGCAGAGTTCGACAAGATAAACAAAAA GCTTGGCATTCGGAGGGAGGATCTTCCCAAGATCGAGGAAGAGCTTGAAATCGAAATTGCCAAAAGTGAGCTGACGGAACTTAAGAAGGAATGTATTGAAGCAATGGAGACTCAACTAAAGAG GGAGGAGTTTAAAGATGAGGAGATGCCTGATGTCAGGAAATTGGACATCAGAAACTTCCTGTAG
- the LOC133922732 gene encoding uncharacterized protein LOC133922732 has product MRFTTGGSSTRAYEPMATADTTDLRYWLHWRVGLCALWVLGCMSVAAYLIWRHEGPGTERRPSGASSSAAAGAGGGEGDRKGRRPGVLYDDEAWRPCLRDIHPAWLLAYRLISFFVLLSLLIVIVISDGGNIFYYYTQWTFILVTVYFGLGTALSIYGCSKFADENAAAATADMELGRSYIARGAAAKPSFAEGDGSREIAGFWGYLLQIIYQTNAGAVMLTDCVFWFIIFPFLTIKDYNMNFLLIGMHSVNAVFLLGEAALNSLLFPWFRIAYFFFWTALYVIFQWIVHAASPIWWPYPFLDLSSNFSPLWYLAAAVMQIPCYVVFRLVIKLKHHLLSKWFSGSFVRG; this is encoded by the exons ATGCGTTTCACGACAGGTGGCTCCTCGACGCGGGCATATgagccgatggcgacggcggacACCACGGACCTGCGCTACTGGCTGCACTGGCGGGTGGGGCTGTGCGCGCTCTGGGTGCTCGGATGCATGTCCGTCGCGGCCTACCTCATATGGCgacacgagggccccggcaccgagCGCCGGCCGAGCGGCGCATcgtcctcggcggcggcgggagcaggcggcggcgagggggacAGGAAGGGGAGGCGGCCCGGGGTGCTATACGACGACGAAGCGTGGCGGCCGTGCCTCCGGGACATCCATCCGGCGTGGCTGCTCGCCTACAGACTCATCTCCTTCTTCGTCCTCCTCAGCctgctcattgtcattgtcatcTCCGATGGTGGCAACATCTTCTACTACTACACTCA GTGGACCTTCATTCTGGTGACGGTTTACTTCGGG CTTGGCACGGCGCTGTCCATCTATGGCTGCAGCAAGTTTGCCGATGAGAATGCCGCCGCGGCGACGGCAGATATGGAGCTTGGCAGGAGTTACATTGCGCGTGGCGCGGCTGCTAAGCCGAGCTTTGCCGAAGGAGATGGCTCCAGAGAGATTGCTGGGTTCTGGGGGTACCTGCTCCAGATCATCTATCAG ACAAATGCAGGCGCGGTGATGCTAACTGACTGTGTGTTTTGGTTCATCATTTTCCCATTCCTTACCATCAAAGATTACAATATGAACTTT TTGCTGATAGGGATGCATTCAGTTAATGCTGTTTTCCTGCTTGGCGAAGCTGCTCTAAATAGCTTG CTCTTCCCTTGGTTCCGAATTGCGTACTTCTTCTTTTGGACCGCTCTTTACGTCATTTTTCAATGGATTGTCCATGCAGCATCTCCAATTTG GTGGCCTTACCCATTCCTCGACTTGTCATCTAATTTTTCACCTTTGTG GTACCTCGCTGCCGCGGTCATGCAAATACCGTGCTACGTGGTGTTCAGACTGGTGATCAAACTGAAACACCACCTGCTCTCCAAGTGGTTCTCAGGCTCGTTCGTCAGAGGCTAG